From the genome of Deinococcus sp. AJ005, one region includes:
- a CDS encoding amylo-alpha-1,6-glucosidase gives MDRSFPPVAPAHIHRYGPLSARNPDLEVLLTDGLGGFALSSAAGVPTRCYSGLVVSQSPPVQRFTHLVSPLEILQVGSQRHSLHALELAPGVFEGRGLEILGGATLHDLLPERVQMVGGVRISRRTVSPAHAGAAVYLYSVDSRESVTLTLGGYFVDRDMHHVHMQAPELKFEANGENVLVRGERTTRVRLHASGVEVTGLDPDPFPQRVYYRHDAARGEPDHEYVRGAALWEVRFPAGGGQVALVVQGLTDTTPDIPDPWLAYEQEATRRRELATLAQQTCGVTDDLVATLAVAADAYLVRRNSPAGTSVIAGYPWFADWGRDAMISLTGLTLLTGRFAEARDLLHTFLSTLQRGLIPNHFHEDGQGAGYNTVDGALWLAAALERYVTASNDLDFARGALPQLRRLLQWHLRGTDHGIRADPVDGLLLAGEAGVQLTWMDVKIEDWVVTPRHGKPIEIQGLWIAALGAETRLSEALGEPPELAEAWAQARGSFGQFWDGQAFADVLDTDGVLDLSVRPNAALALALPDTPATPEQVEAAVRQTENELLTPLGLHTLSPHDPRYRGNYGGPQVLRDAAYHQGTVWPWPLTAYLELLLSRGEVTQARAALDGLSGHVWEAGVGHVSEVFSGDALLPGGCPFQAWSVAELLRGQVLVSRAEKKEAAQKSG, from the coding sequence ATGGACCGTTCCTTCCCCCCTGTGGCCCCCGCCCACATCCACCGTTACGGCCCCCTGTCTGCCCGCAATCCCGATCTGGAAGTCCTCCTGACCGATGGCCTGGGCGGCTTTGCCCTCAGCAGTGCGGCCGGAGTGCCGACGCGCTGCTACTCGGGTCTGGTGGTGAGTCAGTCGCCGCCGGTGCAGCGCTTCACGCATTTGGTCTCGCCGCTGGAGATTCTGCAAGTGGGCAGCCAGAGGCACAGTCTGCACGCCCTGGAACTCGCGCCGGGCGTCTTTGAGGGACGCGGACTGGAGATCCTGGGCGGCGCGACCCTGCATGACCTGCTGCCCGAACGGGTGCAGATGGTGGGCGGCGTGCGGATTTCCCGGAGAACCGTCAGCCCGGCCCACGCGGGCGCGGCTGTTTACCTGTACTCGGTGGACTCGCGCGAGTCAGTGACGCTGACGCTGGGCGGCTATTTTGTGGACCGCGACATGCACCACGTCCACATGCAGGCCCCCGAACTGAAATTTGAGGCGAACGGTGAGAACGTGCTGGTGCGCGGCGAACGGACCACGCGGGTCAGGCTGCACGCATCGGGGGTGGAGGTCACAGGACTTGACCCAGACCCTTTCCCCCAGCGCGTCTACTACCGCCACGACGCGGCGCGCGGCGAACCCGATCACGAGTACGTGCGCGGCGCGGCGTTGTGGGAGGTCCGCTTTCCAGCGGGCGGCGGTCAGGTGGCGCTGGTGGTCCAGGGTCTGACCGACACCACCCCCGACATTCCCGATCCCTGGCTGGCCTACGAGCAGGAGGCCACGCGGCGACGTGAACTCGCAACGCTGGCCCAGCAGACGTGTGGAGTGACCGACGATCTGGTGGCGACGCTGGCGGTGGCAGCGGACGCCTATCTGGTCCGGCGCAACAGTCCAGCGGGAACCAGCGTCATCGCGGGCTATCCGTGGTTTGCCGACTGGGGCCGCGACGCCATGATCTCGCTGACCGGCCTGACCCTGTTGACCGGGCGTTTTGCTGAGGCCCGCGACTTGCTGCACACCTTTTTAAGCACCCTGCAACGTGGCCTGATCCCCAACCACTTCCACGAAGACGGGCAGGGCGCGGGCTACAACACGGTGGATGGGGCTTTGTGGCTGGCGGCGGCGCTTGAACGCTACGTGACTGCCAGCAACGATCTGGACTTCGCGCGGGGAGCCTTGCCGCAGTTGCGCAGGCTTTTGCAGTGGCATCTGCGCGGCACCGATCATGGCATCCGCGCCGATCCGGTGGACGGCCTGCTACTGGCTGGGGAAGCAGGCGTGCAACTGACCTGGATGGACGTGAAGATCGAGGACTGGGTGGTCACGCCGCGCCACGGTAAACCGATTGAGATTCAGGGCCTATGGATCGCGGCGCTGGGAGCGGAAACACGGCTCTCGGAGGCGCTGGGAGAGCCGCCAGAACTTGCGGAGGCATGGGCGCAGGCGCGCGGCAGCTTCGGGCAGTTCTGGGATGGGCAGGCGTTCGCCGACGTTCTGGACACGGACGGCGTTCTGGACCTCAGCGTGCGCCCCAACGCCGCGCTGGCGCTGGCCCTGCCCGACACCCCTGCCACGCCTGAACAGGTGGAGGCCGCCGTCCGCCAGACCGAAAACGAACTGCTGACGCCACTGGGGCTGCACACCCTCTCGCCGCATGACCCGCGTTACCGGGGCAACTATGGCGGCCCACAGGTGCTGCGCGACGCGGCCTACCACCAGGGAACCGTGTGGCCCTGGCCGCTGACCGCGTACCTGGAACTGCTGCTCTCACGCGGCGAGGTCACCCAGGCCCGCGCAGCACTGGACGGCCTGAGCGGTCATGTCTGGGAGGCGGGCGTCGGCCACGTTTCGGAGGTGTTTAGTGGGGATGCGCTGCTGCCCGGCGGCTGCCCCTTCCAGGCGTGGAGCGTGGCCGAACTGCTGCGCGGGCAGGTGCTGGTGTCGCGGGCCGAGAAGAAAGAGGCCGCCCAAAAGTCAGGTTAA
- a CDS encoding NUDIX domain-containing protein, whose amino-acid sequence MTGLALPPQATQVGLAVDIAAFAMHGGELNVLLVQRGQLPHARDWALPGGFVQPGEELHEAALRELRTETTVQLEPRHLEQFYTFGEVGRDPRGRIVSVAHLAVLPHGTVSVSGGGHTLEAEWLSAHRPPRLAFDHQAILTRALLRLQLRLEYANLALEFLPDTFTLPELQGVYEAILDRQLDKRNFRKRLLAQSILTPSGERRSGVGRPAQLYRRAKNVRVAAL is encoded by the coding sequence ATGACTGGCCTCGCCCTTCCACCTCAGGCCACACAGGTGGGGCTGGCGGTGGACATCGCGGCCTTTGCCATGCACGGCGGCGAATTGAATGTTCTGCTGGTGCAGCGTGGCCAGTTGCCGCACGCCCGCGACTGGGCGCTGCCCGGCGGTTTCGTACAGCCCGGCGAGGAACTGCACGAGGCCGCGTTGCGCGAATTGCGGACCGAGACCACCGTGCAACTGGAACCGCGCCACCTGGAACAGTTCTATACCTTTGGCGAGGTGGGCCGCGATCCGCGCGGACGCATCGTGAGCGTGGCGCATCTGGCGGTGCTACCCCACGGCACGGTCAGCGTCAGCGGGGGCGGCCATACGCTGGAAGCAGAGTGGCTCAGCGCCCACCGCCCGCCCCGGCTGGCCTTCGATCATCAGGCGATCCTGACCCGCGCCCTGCTGCGGCTGCAATTGCGGCTGGAATACGCCAATCTGGCGCTGGAATTCCTGCCCGACACCTTTACACTGCCCGAACTTCAGGGCGTCTACGAGGCGATTCTGGACCGCCAACTGGACAAGCGCAATTTCCGCAAACGTTTGCTGGCCCAGAGCATCCTGACCCCCAGCGGCGAGCGCAGAAGTGGTGTCGGACGGCCCGCACAGTTGTACCGGCGTGCGAAGAATGTCCGTGTAGCGGCACTGTAG
- a CDS encoding polysaccharide deacetylase family protein: MLGRAAGWGALGGGPQDSDRVALTFDDGPSPRTPELLEILAQHTARATFFVTAPACEAHPELLQKLLDSPHQVEAHGRWHRHAMLLTPWQEWAQIGWHPRAGQTGPLLYRPPYGGHSPLTLPLTWLAGRQIALWDVEGRDWTDADAPTLAQQTLARIRPGSVVLLHDGPAVTPELLTLLLEGLKARGLQASTLAELPMQRIRLRQGLKRVWASYGG; encoded by the coding sequence GTGCTGGGCCGCGCGGCAGGCTGGGGCGCGCTGGGGGGTGGTCCACAGGATTCAGACCGGGTGGCGCTGACCTTCGATGACGGTCCCTCGCCGCGCACCCCCGAACTGCTGGAGATTCTGGCGCAGCACACCGCCCGCGCCACCTTTTTCGTCACCGCGCCTGCCTGCGAGGCCCATCCTGAACTCCTGCAAAAGCTGCTGGACAGCCCGCATCAGGTCGAGGCGCACGGGCGCTGGCACCGGCACGCGATGCTGCTGACGCCCTGGCAGGAGTGGGCGCAGATCGGGTGGCATCCACGCGCCGGGCAGACTGGGCCGCTGCTGTACCGCCCCCCCTACGGGGGCCACAGCCCGCTGACCCTCCCCCTGACGTGGCTGGCCGGACGTCAAATTGCCCTTTGGGACGTGGAGGGCCGCGACTGGACCGACGCCGACGCGCCCACCCTGGCCCAGCAGACCCTGGCCCGCATTCGCCCCGGCAGCGTGGTCCTGCTACACGACGGCCCGGCGGTCACGCCTGAACTGCTGACGCTTTTGCTGGAGGGCTTAAAAGCGCGCGGGCTGCAAGCCAGCACTCTGGCCGAACTCCCCATGCAACGCATTCGGCTGCGGCAGGGGTTAAAGAGAGTCTGGGCGAGCTACGGAGGGTAA
- a CDS encoding MFS transporter gives MSAASALRERLPVKPGTLPGVLMAALVLACSEFVRSGLYGAYLPQATGTLLGLPKADAVAVAATAFTVHFISDTVMRGPSGALISRFGVRTVMLSGAALSLLAVGLMAETHTAWVLLLAAALHGIGFSAMWPGAMNLTADATKDSHKGRAVTLISLGVMPLIGAGFLLLGALAERPRALVFAIVLSVLAVALFSALFVPDRLRRAITAETPPDRRARLKTAVGALAPLFPAAFMQTLTMTLLGPLLFTLYRDLGLTYWGMVALLGTGGAVAFGSLPLTGKVADGGRARLAVTLGFALLGLGLGLIATTPPMWALFVLAALVGVGYAFIMPGWAALVTGRLPEAERPAAWGALMTVENVGTSLGPLVGAFAYRTLGPTGPFITGAALALLTALGYVVFRRMLTTRQETGPEGGA, from the coding sequence GTGAGCGCCGCCTCCGCCCTGCGAGAACGCCTGCCTGTCAAGCCCGGCACGCTGCCCGGCGTGCTGATGGCCGCGCTGGTGCTGGCCTGCTCGGAATTTGTGCGGAGTGGACTGTACGGGGCTTACCTGCCGCAGGCCACTGGCACGCTGCTGGGGCTGCCCAAGGCGGATGCGGTGGCGGTGGCGGCCACGGCCTTTACGGTCCACTTCATCAGCGACACCGTGATGCGCGGGCCGTCGGGCGCCCTGATCAGCCGCTTTGGCGTGCGGACCGTGATGCTCTCGGGCGCGGCCCTGTCGCTGCTGGCAGTGGGTCTGATGGCTGAAACGCACACCGCCTGGGTGCTGCTGCTGGCGGCGGCGCTGCACGGCATTGGCTTCAGTGCCATGTGGCCGGGGGCCATGAACCTGACCGCCGACGCCACCAAAGACAGCCACAAGGGCCGCGCGGTCACCCTGATCAGTCTGGGCGTGATGCCGCTGATTGGCGCGGGCTTTCTGCTGCTGGGCGCGCTGGCCGAACGCCCCCGCGCACTGGTCTTCGCCATTGTTCTGTCTGTGCTGGCGGTGGCGCTGTTCAGCGCTCTGTTCGTTCCGGATCGTCTGCGCCGCGCCATTACCGCCGAGACCCCGCCGGACCGCCGTGCCCGCCTGAAAACGGCGGTGGGCGCGCTGGCCCCGCTGTTCCCAGCAGCCTTTATGCAGACCCTGACCATGACCCTGCTGGGACCGCTGCTGTTCACGCTGTACCGCGATCTGGGCCTGACCTACTGGGGCATGGTGGCGCTGCTGGGCACCGGGGGCGCGGTGGCCTTTGGCAGCCTGCCCCTGACTGGCAAGGTGGCCGATGGAGGCCGCGCCCGGCTGGCCGTGACCCTGGGTTTCGCGCTGCTGGGCCTGGGCCTGGGATTGATTGCCACCACGCCGCCTATGTGGGCGCTTTTTGTGCTGGCCGCGCTGGTGGGCGTGGGCTACGCCTTTATCATGCCCGGCTGGGCTGCGCTGGTCACGGGCCGCCTGCCTGAAGCCGAGCGCCCCGCCGCCTGGGGCGCGCTGATGACCGTGGAAAATGTGGGCACCTCGCTGGGGCCGCTGGTGGGGGCCTTCGCCTACCGCACGCTGGGGCCGACTGGACCGTTCATCACGGGGGCCGCACTGGCCCTGCTGACTGCGCTGGGTTACGTGGTCTTCCGCCGCATGCTGACCACCCGGCAGGAGACGGGGCCGGAGGGTGGGGCGTAG
- a CDS encoding glycosyltransferase family 2 protein, whose protein sequence is MPEFSVIIPARNEAAYLPLTLRALEAQRKPPAEVIVVDNGSTDDTVALARAWGARVLHCTQPGVARARQCGLEAAHSDWIATTDADSLPSPQWLELLDAATPDRVGLYGPMGFCGVAPHWAWTSQVAYSAFLHACRVVGKPNLAGANMAFSRRAALLAGGYPEVEAYEDVMLGQAIAALGTVAYVPDALVQTSARRMERGALPFAWQHLRNITGHTRGYFDQKEPQQKR, encoded by the coding sequence GTGCCCGAGTTCTCCGTGATCATTCCCGCCCGCAACGAGGCGGCGTATCTGCCCCTGACCCTGCGGGCGCTGGAGGCGCAGCGCAAGCCCCCCGCCGAGGTGATCGTGGTGGACAACGGCAGTACCGACGACACCGTGGCCCTGGCACGGGCCTGGGGCGCGCGGGTGCTGCACTGCACCCAGCCCGGCGTGGCCCGCGCCCGCCAATGTGGTCTGGAGGCCGCCCACAGCGACTGGATCGCCACCACCGACGCCGATTCGCTGCCCAGCCCGCAGTGGTTGGAGCTGCTGGACGCGGCCACGCCGGACCGGGTGGGTCTCTACGGCCCGATGGGCTTTTGCGGGGTGGCCCCGCACTGGGCCTGGACGTCCCAGGTGGCCTACAGCGCCTTTCTGCACGCCTGCCGGGTGGTGGGCAAACCCAATCTGGCCGGGGCCAACATGGCCTTCTCGCGCCGGGCCGCGTTGCTGGCCGGGGGCTACCCCGAAGTGGAAGCCTACGAGGACGTGATGCTGGGGCAGGCCATCGCAGCGCTGGGCACGGTGGCCTACGTGCCGGACGCGCTGGTGCAGACCAGTGCCCGCCGCATGGAGCGGGGCGCGCTGCCCTTCGCGTGGCAGCACCTGCGCAACATCACGGGTCATACGCGAGGATACTTTGACCAGAAGGAGCCGCAACAGAAGCGCTGA